The Oxyura jamaicensis isolate SHBP4307 breed ruddy duck chromosome 3, BPBGC_Ojam_1.0, whole genome shotgun sequence genome segment TGAGATAATTACTTGTTTGGGATGttaataaactgatttttatgaAATTGTCTCATACACGATAGGATTCTGAAGGTGTCGATATCATGCTGGGTGTATGTGCTAACGGACTGCTCATTTACAAAGATAGACTACGGATCAACCGCTTTGCTTGGCCAAAAATTCTGAAGATTTCCTATAAGCGAAGCAATTTCTACATCAAAATCAGGCCAGCAGAAGTAAGTAATATCTTTCTGTCTTGCCTTTTTTGTCTGATCATTTCTATCCAGCCTCAGTTTTTACTAGGCACCCTGGAAGGCTTATGTTGGATTCGAGCAGAAtttaagagttttatttttctcatcagaTTCTACTGCTTGTATGAAACACTTCTGATGATTAATGAATGTGActccagcactttttttttggagggggaagGTAACAGATGCAATCCTGTAACTTACTTTTACTGCAAGTAAAGGTAGTTACACTGTCCACATTTTTACAAAATTGCAGCCCCTAGGGAGAGtcagcctttcttcctctgtggaTATAATTGCTCACTAAATGTCAGTGCCGCTAGATTTATGGATGTAACCAAAGATCTGAGTTGTCCTGTAGGGAGCTTTAACTTCCTGTTAGCTGCTGTGGAAATATTGaagtcaacttttttttttccacttactgTTATAAGTTTATGGGAGTCAATGAAGGAGAGAGGTTTACATTTTGAGTACATTTTAACTGGAAATTCTTTGTAGAAAACAGAATGATGAACTCTTTAATGTATACCCTAAAATGTTTAGGGTAGCTTTTGCTGTGtgaataaataaagcaaaagatgTTAATGACATTGCAGAGCTAAATGGAGGAAAAGGTTTGAATTTATTCCTGAATTATTCTGGGTAAGATATGTACTGAATTATTCTGGGTAAGATATGTTTGCTAAACTCAAATTTAAATTCATGAAAACTTTAAATGACAAGTCACCTTTTTCCCCACAGCCTTGTATAAAAGTAGTATGGCTACTTTATTCTGATACAAAATCAGCTGTAGTGCTTATAAACAATTAGGCAAGTTTTAAAGATACATATTTAAATCTAGCTTAATTTTAGTTCCCAGATCTCTTAAGTGCCCCAAAACAAATTATTAGCCTCTACACAATCTCATAAAGCTAACTCATCATTtctcaaagcatttattttgtttgcacaCACTTAAAGTTCACAGAGCAATTCCCAGACCTTGTTTTGTTGGAAAAGGATTTATTAAAGTACAGAACACTATCAGTTTGAAATCACTAAAGTATTTTAGTGTAAATACTTTACATGAAGTGACAGGAGCTGTGGTTAGCCTGAAGTCTAAATGCCAGTAGTACAACACTTATACTGTTGTAACTTCTGAAACACATATGTATAAACAGATGTAatatttttgctaaaaatagatatataatGAAACATCAGTAAGAGTGACGCTGCAGTATGGATTTCAGACTGGTATTGAATCCAAGGAAAATGTGCAGCACAAACTGCAGTACAATTATTTCATGTAGTTTAAAAGTGTATTGTGCTGCTAGTCAGAAAATTAGCAAGGAACACTAAAGTATTATTGGATTTCTCAGAAGAGTCATTGGTACAGATAGGAAGTGATAAAGTGTTTATTACCTGTCATGACTAGCCCACCCAgtataattatattaaaaggCTGGAAACTGGTATTTTTGAAGTCTTACAAACTTATGACAGGAGAATTACTGGTTGGTGTAGTAATGGAATTATCTGAACTCTGCCTTCTAGTTAATAGCTAGCTTAAGGAAATGGGTTAATTTATTTGTGGATTCTTTCCAGCTGGAACAGTTTGAGAGCACTATTGGGTTCAAACTGCCAAACCACCGGGCTGCTAAAAGGTTATGGAAGGTTTGTGTGGAGCACCATACTTTCTTCAGGTAAATGATAATTCTCTGCTTCCCCCATTTTGCCAGGTATGCTCATATCTTTCCTTGAAATTATATGAGGAAAGTTGAGAAGGTTTATCCCCTCTTTTCCCCTACTTCCTCCCTCTATTAACACCTCTTAGACAGAAGATACCTTGCGAGTCATTGACACAGAATTACCAGTTCTGAAGGTCTAAAGTACAAGTAAGTGTCATTTAAACCTTCAGCATGCTACCAGTATGGAACTAAACTAGTAATCATACATAGTATTTACTGAGAGATCTACTTTTCAGAACGACAACCTAAAGAGCCAATATAGTCATTCAAAAGAAGCTGTGGGTTTGACGGTTAATCTTCATTCACTGCAGTTTTCCCAGTATATTCTGCTGttcaaatatttacagctgaatttttgcttgtttataaaCTGGACTGAGTTCAGTCATTCTTTAAAGAGCAGAGAATCACTTGAATGAACAGAGtgctatttgtttgtttatgtaatAAATCCTaatgtagaatcatagaatatcccaagctagaagggacccacaaggatcattgagtccaactcttgagtccccaaaggaccacccaaaaaattGGACCATGTGTCTGAGATTATTGTCCATTATAAGCACTTCTATGAAAGTGCttaattttctctgcattttttctcaGTAACTGCCAAATGCACAATTCTGAATCAATTATTGAAACTACGGTCTATTTGTCAATGACTACTGTAACAACAGAGTTGTTTCTCTTTCTACTTCCAGCATTGAGAAGTAATttgaaaaatcttcaaattttTTGAGAATAACACAATCTCCATGAAGGAGTGCATGTACCCATGCAGCTCAGGAGTAATAGATTTAGGTTGAATCTCATGCATTGAATAGGCATCGAATCTAGGTTTCTCACTGTAAAAAGGGCATGTAAAGGGTTAAGCTTTCTCCTTcagtaactttttaaataaaagaagaaagtgttttAAGGTGGATCCAATCCTGTGGCTGCACTCTAGGTATAAATTGAACATACATGCTAGGCAAAGATATTCAGAGAACTTGAGGAACATGATGCTTAGGCACCTCTTCAATAGAACTGTGTCATTGGCCAGTTTCTGGATTCAGAAATGTAGAATATAGTTGAATGCAATGTTAGTGTTTATGTTGAGATTGACAGTcaaagtactttaaaaacacttaatttgaaatgattatttttttcatgcttactAGAACTCCTTAGTTAAGTTTATTAATCTAAATAGTCCatcattctgtatttcttcataATTTGAAGTCTGTTTTGGCTGGTAATGTCTGTTACCACAAATGGCATACAGTTCTTTTCTGCAAAGGCAAGAACATTAATGCTCTTAAAATAATTCATGCAGTAGCCTGCTTTGGCAAAGAactatatttcatatttttacagtaataaaatggacctaaatggagaagaaaatctcACAGTAGTCAAAAATCCTAAACTGAGAACTACCATTTGCAAATATAAAAGTTCTCAGGAGTATTAATATGTATCAGATAATCTTACTACAGAAATTCTgacataataaaattaattggaTTTCATTCCAATCAGAAGTGGCTTTTCCTAATCAGGCATGACATGATGACAAGAATTATGTAACATATATTTCAACCATTCTGTAAAATCATATACTCCACTGATGTCATCAGACAGAAAATCCTCAAAACCTCTCATCCTGATTtaagaacagtaaaataaatccaGCTGTTTGTCTACAAAGATAAACAGCAGAAGCAATTGCTACAGTGCAAGCTATagttcttttcatttcatgtgtATTGCTTGTGTATACTACAGTAAATTGCATTAAATCTAGATGTACATTTTTAGCTTCCAGACCTCCCAGCATGCCCTATATAACACTTTAAGATTCCTTGTATTATTTGTCTTTccaatgtttcagtttttctcaaATAATTGTATTAAGATCCACCTTCTTATAAAGTATGGGAAATTCATTGAGCATGTGAAGTTTATAGAAATTTGCAATGAACTATACTTAAAATGACAACTAAAAGGCACTGGATTTGCTTGTATCAGCTCAGCCTTATAGGATTCCAGTAACGTTTTCAAAGAGCAATAGCTTGCTTTAAGAAATACTGTCAGAAGATATACTTACATTAATCTTTTGAGGTAAGCTTAGTTTGCAACTTCAGATCTTATCCAAAACATGCTTATAATTCTACTTtatgatgttttatttgaacTTTTCAACATAGTTTTAGTGTGTCCCCAGTATGTCTTAAAATGACACAAACATAGtctttagttatttttatgtaattaaaCTTCTaatacctaaataaataaaatcaaatgccCTTAATCAGGGAGTAACTATTTATCTTGTGTTTTCCACATTCAAAGATTAAAAGTTCTTCTCATCAGGGTGGAAGACAAAAATGTCAGTTAATGCTGTAGCTTTGCCAATACCgggaaataaagaacagaaggaaCCTTGGAAAAACACTCTTAGCCTTTTTCCTCATAATGCAGAATATACTCTGTTTTGGAAATAATGTggagaaatatatttgtgaCAAAGATTGCATGAGGCTGTTTTATAGTTGCAAAAAAAGGGAAGCTCCAGATACTTGTGACTTTGTTATATGTGGCCTTAGTGCAGAGGGGTAGACTAGTCTGtcctgaaaattgttttcttataaaatatgATGGAACCAATTAGGATTCAGTTGCATGTGTATGCATTGTAGGCATTGGATCCCTCTGGCCGGCACCCTGGCAAAGATATAAACTTCCTCTCTTAGAGAAAATGGTAGCCTTCTACCTCTCCCACCATTCTTTTTTGCAAAGTATCTGAAAATCcttcagttttactgaaatgtctttaaaatgacTGTCGGTTTTCAGAACCCACTATTGGAAACTAAATGTATTCTGGATCTGATTCCACTGTCACAGATATTCCCTGTGCAAATGGTTCAAACGAGTAAAACAAAGTCAGCATCCTATGTCTCTCTGGCGTATCTCTGCCATCATAAGTACAATAGGCATGGTAGTTGTTGGTTCTGCTTGAAAGAagctgatgttcagagggagaATAGGAGACAGAGACTACCATGCTGGCTAAGTGTATTTGCAGCACTACGATTCAGGGGCAACATCAAGATTCAGGGGAAACAAAGACCTTTCTAGAGAAGTTGAGACTGGGCAGAGTTGTTACAGTGATGACTGATCCTATCATCAAGGTTGGCTCTGGAGGAAACAGTACCCTTTGTGCTGAAGTTGGTGGCTCAGacttcaaaagcagaaagtatAAGCAGTGGTGAGGATATAGAATAAGAGCTTGAGGTCTTCATAATGAAATGCAGGGAGGCTTAGAGGACTAGTCACTTGAATTCATGTAGTGTCAAAAACTACTAGAAAATTGCAGAATATCTCGTAGCAAATTCTGCCGGACTGTTAATAGGAATTTCTCTGACACTGACTCCAACACTTAGGTACAAAGGTACAAATATACATATCCAGCATTAATACTACTCGTAACTGAAtctttttttcacccttttcaTGATatgccttttttccccactctccTTATATACAGAGAGCAACATATACAAATCTATAAAccacaatataaataaaatggggTTTGACTCTAGCTTATTAAACTTCTTACTGTTGAGTGACAGTTCTATATCCATCTGAGCCTTTTTCCACTTGATTCAGCCTGCTGTGCAGCTTTGGGACACCATTCCCTCCCTAACTTTGAGGAGTAGCATCTGTCATATTGGTACCTCAGAATATAGGAAAGACAGTGGAAGTGGTGTGTATGGTTTCCCCTACAAGTAATGTTCTAAGCAGAAAGATCTGAAAGGTATTCTACATAAACCTGAAATTGCCTCAGCTATCcagaaaaaatggcatttaatCTAGATAACATCAAAAGATAAAGATTTTGCTTAGTTTCTGTGGAAAACGTGGTAATTATCAGCAGCACTTCAACTCTAAATGCGAATACTAAATAATACGCTTTGTTTTAGAAGTTCTCAGATTTCATGTAAAATCATTTCTTAGAATGCACAAATCATGCCTAGTGAACTAAAGTTGCAATATAATAAGTACTGTTTAACTACCTCATTACATAGGTAAAATAAAGCCTTTACAAGTGACTTTACTCATATTTACTTTTTAGACTTCTATCACCAGAACAGCCTCCAAAAGCAAAGTTTCTAACCTTGGGTTCTAAGTTTCGCTACAGCGGACGTACACAAGCACAGACACGACAGGCTAGCAACCTCATAGACAGACCAGCTCCATACTTTGAGCGCACTTCAAGCAAACGTGTTTCCAGAAGTCTTGATGGAGGTATGAAATTTGACTTATTTGTTCAGTGTAATGATTATATGTTGTCACTCTGCTCTGAGTGACATTTAAAATTGTTGACATTGTGGATGCCTAAAATATCAATTGACAAATTTgtgaatttctgtttctgatggGTGGAGTGAAGAGTAGTTACTTCTGTTACTTACATATCAATGTTAGGTTAAGCAGTAAGTTCAGTCACTTCCTAAATTGTATGGCGCTGCTGTGAAAATATGGAGGATTCTAAATTAGACATGTACTTCAATACTCCTATCTGTTTTACTAGATAGGCATGTACTATATGCTGTTGATTAGAATTGTATGGTCAGTGGCATTTTTGGGGCCCTGGACTGTCCTCCCTTTGGGGCTCTGTGCCAAAGTAGAAAAGGCAAAGCAAGCAGTTTCTCTTGTTTTTGTGTAACTTTGTTCAGTGTACTGCTATTCTGGTGTGCTTCTTAGTTACTTCTGTGTTCAGCCCACAAGCTTTCTGTTCAGGTTGTACGAATATCTAAAATGTGTGGTTACTGATATTTGGTCTTTGACTAAACAGAAATACCTTCTGATTTCCTTTACTGGAAACAGACATACTTTGCAAAGGCGAGTATATCAGTAGTATGTGCAAGAGACATAGAAGCACATGCTTTACTCTAAATTGCTTCTGAAAgatacaacaataaaaaaatcttcataaaaaTGACAGTTTGACTTAGATTCAGGCATACCCAACTTTACTAGAATAAAAGTGAACAGTAACAATGATGTGAGTGTTGTTGCAATTAAGCTGTtaacttttccttattttctccagACATTTTTTATGTaggatatttttacttttccaaatCTTCATTCTTCTGTATTGGGCCAGATGAGCAAAGGACTCTTCTTTGGGAAACGTACAGATTGTTACCTTCTGAAGGCCTAAGCAAAAAATAGGCAAAAGTGTGTGCTCTATTAGCTTGTGATGAGTTGCTAGCTTTTGATGAGTCCTTGTAGAAACCAAAAGACTTGTCACTACATCAGTACAAACTGTCTGATTCAATTTGTTTATTCTGGCTAGAAACAATTTGAGTTCTGCCCAACTCTCAGGGATTGCTTCAGCAAGCCCTTCAGGGGATCTCTTGTGTCGTAATAGTTTTTTTAAACTATCATGCAAAATCAAATCCTGTTATTTCTTCAGGCAGTAGTCAACATGTAGGTCATTCTGCGAGTGTACATTCGAAACTGGAGAAATCCTGGAAAGTGTACACTGAATCCCTGCCTCTTCTTTCTGGACAACTGCATGTCCAGTACCACTGTTCCTCCCAAGTATCTACAGTTGAGTACTTCATCTCTCTGAGTTAGTCTTAATGCCCTCACTGCACTCCTGCTTGAGGTACCTCAGCAtactggagaaatgggctgaaaGAAACCGTAATGAAATTCAGTAAATATAAATGCAGAGTTCTGCATCTGAGGTGGAATAATACCATACACCACTATGTGCCGCAGGAGCAACTGCtttgaaagcagctttgcacaAAAAAAACCTGGGGGCTCCCAGTGgacaagttgaacatgagtcagcagtgtgtgCTTATAGCAAAGGCGGCCAGCTGTCTATTGGACTGTATTAGCAAGAGCATGGCCAGCCCATTAAAAGTAACACTTAACCTCTATTCAGTATTTTGTGAGACCAAGCGTATAGTACTGTGTCCACCattgggctccccagtacaggaTGGGCATTGACATACTGCAGTGagcccagagaagggccacCAAGCTGGTCAGAAAGCTGGGGGCACGTGGTGTAtgtggagaggctgagagacGTATAAACCTTCAGCTTTAAGAAAAGGGTGTGGGGAGATCCCTGTCTACATACAGGAAAGGTATAGAGAAGGCTGACTCTTCTCAGAGGTGCCCAGCAATAAGACGATGGGAAGTGGATGCAAGTTTGAGACGTAAgaaatttcagttaaataattcaatatataaatatttatttatattttcaaatactttggTAATGCTCACAACTCTACTACACAagtccctgagcaacctggtctaatTAGACCTGCTCTGAACTGGGGGGTCAGACTAGCTGAACTCCAGatgttttttccaacctaaattactCTGTGATTTGTTCAGTTATTCTTGCCCTTGTGGAACTTGAGAGACATACACCCAAGAAGTGCTCTATTTGCCATCCAAGAAGGGATCAAAAGCTCAAGTTGCAGACTTGCTAATTAGAGAGTCCCTCAAAGCCTAATGCTCAAAATTTAACATTTGTCATTAGGAGGTCTTGCTTCTCAGCAGTTTAAGAGAGAGTCTCTGATGTGGATCTGGCTGAGACTGTTATCAAAAACCACATCCCTCAAAGATTCtcaaagaaaagcctttttgaACTTTCTGTGCTTTGGCTTTGTAAAGCCAAGACTTTGGGGGCATATGAACGTTCTACAGAAGATTACTAAACGAATGAAGTTTATATCAAAGTTACACTTATTAAGGCTGATTAACTTAATGAACTCCATTCCTACTATTTTGACCAAGTCAGCCATCCttatttggaaaagaagaaaaaaagccatcttGCTCATTAATCCTGTTACACTGAATCAGAGGGGATGTCCTagttttggctaggatagaattaattttcctcctagtagctggtatggtgctgtgttttggatttaggatgagaacgTTGAcaacacaccaatgttttaattgttgcagagcaatgcttacactaagccaaggacttttcagcttctcacccTGTCTTGTCAGTGGGTAGGCTGGGGGTGCgtcaggagctgggaggggacagacccaggatATCTGGTCTAAACTGGCCAAAGGCGTTTTCTGtaccatatggcatcatgctTAGCAAATCTATGGGGGGTGGCTGGCTGTGGTGGCAGGTGccagctgctcagggacaggctgggcatcggttagcaggtggtgagcaactgcattgtgcatcacttgctttttaCATattggtattattattattttttctgtcctattaaattGCCTTTATTTCAATccacaagcttttcttttctttctcctgattccctcccccatcccagagagggaggggggaggatgagtgaatggctgtgtggtgatTTGCTGCCTgatgggttaaaccacaacaggggaaaaaagtgaaggcCTTTCACTCTTGTTGTTCGATTACATTACATGAATATATTGAATACATATACTTTAATTTCTCCCTTCCATTTTTTGCAAGCATATAGGGAGGAGAAGTCTTGCTTTCATTGAGCTGTTGTTTCTGCAATGccaaaaactgtgaaaaatgctAAGCTTccacaacaaaaatactgtgaCGGTTATATGCATAGACATTTCTGTATTGCATTAAAACAGTCATTTCAGGATGGTGAATCTCCACAGAAACAGTCACCTGTTTCTATGTTTTATTATAGTGATTAACACAGTCCCCAGAACAGTATCTTTAAATTGCCATCTATGAGTAATCAGAAGCTTGATAATTAAATACCTacttgattttgattttttttcccttgcacagTAGGCACACATTATAGACAAGGGGACATTGCTGTTCACATCAGTGGAGTGAGAACCATAGACTTCGTGTAAAGCCAAGAAGCTGAAAACTATTGTGTCACTCAGTAACTAGCCTGTATTCCTCATTGCTGACATGagcataaaatcattttaagtcttgaaaacaaaacattctaaCTTATTTCCAATTAACCAAAATTATTTGATTCTCTAATAGCTCCTATGGGTATCTCAGACCAAAATCTGCTAAGAGACTTCCCTACTGCAGGAAGGCAGTCTGCAGGAGATAAAATCATTGACCTTgaagctgctgggcagggcaaGTTGAAAGAAGGTGGCAGAGAAGATGATATGAGCCCGCTCAAAACTCCACAATTAGAGTTGACTCAGGATGGAAAGGTATGGCTTTCTTTCACACCAAGATTATTTGTTCATGTGGTGTGCATGCACGTGTGGTTATTTAGTGCCTATCACTTCTAATCACACAGAACACCATGttaaatatttgaacaaaaCTGTCAGTATTTTCTGTAGGTTTAACTTGAGTATATATAAGGTAAAATGAAGGCAGCCTTCTGAGTTTCTGGGTTTCTTTTAGTGTTATAAATATAACTTGAATTCTCAGGAAGCTTGACTGAGTTctggaaaaatgtttcaaagggTAAATGGTACTTTATTCAATTCCTTGGTTTGCTTAGACCTAAAAATTGTTAGCATGTCCACAGTTGTATATGTTATATGAATCTGGGTGTATGATGACTGCTTTCAAGGAATTATAAGTGACAATCTTCTTGTTTTAGTAGTTACTGCAGAATTATTTCATCCCTTAAACACTCTTATGTTGATCTGAGGTATAGATTTATATGGAAAGTTGAGTATTTTGGTCTGTTTGTTGCAAATAACCATTTACTTGTCTTGTGTGTTGGAGTTACTGTGGAAGTAGGTCAAAAATTTGAACTTAGATCTTGTAGGATTTCATGGAAAAATTTCCTTCCAGAGTATCACCTAAAACCTTGGAGTTACGTGATGTaatctgctgctcttctctctgTGATATCACTTTTTTCTGgcagttcttcagaaatttcttccatatttaaaaagtaatgtttttcaCATGTTTTTGGAAGTTAGCTATCCTTTTGATTCCTAGGGTGAAGTTTGGACTGCTGAGTTTATCCATGCATCTGATGTGTTCCCACTACATTCAAGTGTAGGAAGGGAACAAATACCAATGGTTGCATTTTTGTTGCTTGCTAGCTAGCTGAAATGATTTTGAATTAGTCTAGGAAAAGGCGCACACAGCTCTTACTGATGGGAGAAAAATGGTTAAATAAGttactgtgttttgaatttgGGCTTGGTAAAATGATGTTTCTCCCTTGTTTCCAAAGTGGCAGTATCTTTCAATCTTTTAAtcaagaaaagggaagggaaaaaaaaaaaaaacagtattttgggAAGTTGTTCCATGAAGCTGATCAGTAAGGTTTTGTTACGTATGCCAACTCTCTGaacagctttcttttccccctaAAGCTCTCTTTAAGTCTTAGAGGAAATGGTTACAAACCTGAGTATCAGTGCCAGCTTGTCTTTCATGTACTGCACTGTCCCCTGACCTTTCTGCCAAAGCTTTGAATGTCTGTCTGCTTCCATCTGCTGTAAGTGACTATTACAGTTCCAAAGTGCACAGTTCTTTACAGCCGGAGAACAAAGCGTTCATAATGGGTTCGGTTTCATAAcccataaaataaacaagtagaCTGTAAAACACGAAgggatttctatttttatttggcaTTTCTATTGCATTAGTAGAACTAtcccaaagtaaaaaaaaaaaaaatcactaacgaataatttcttttttttctccttctttttgtGCCTACAAACCTGCATTTTgttgtgctttcattttccactgTGCACAGAATTTGTTTCTTTGGCTCACTCACATACACCCACCATCACTACCCATCCATTCTGTGTCATCCCATCTCACAAACCTGTCACCTATCCCTGAGATGGACAtgctttcagatatttcagaggaagatccccttggggagcctgtcctTACCATTCCAGACATCTTGGAGTGTAATTCCATGAGAGAAACACCAgatcataagaaaaataaaataggttcACCAAATAAGAGCTTTGAATCTATGAGAACTCCTGCTAGTCAAGCCCCCCCTGCTGTGGAGggaaaagtctttaaaaatgactACAAAAACACTGAGTTGTGTGTCTCATTCAGCTTtatcaaatgcttttcttttagtttcCACTCGCTGCTTGATGAGGATGGTTATATTAGTTTTCCTAGCCTTCCTGATGTTTGCATCTCTTTCCTCCCACCTGGCCTTCAGCACTATGTTCCTATAACCTCTCCTTCCTTCATCCCCTCTTTTCTCCTTATCtttgtgctgcttctctctgctttccagtCTATTCCTCTTTCACTcacattttcccttcctcttgctCTGTCCCTCTGCTACCTGGAGCCTAAGGCGACTTCATTTAGTGCCTCTTATGACAGTGACCTGAATgacaaagcagaggaagaggaggtgtgTAATTCTGTTGCTTAAATGTTGACACTGCATAGCTATTATGCTAGCTCTCCCGGAGGCTTCCTCAGTTTTACACACTGACAGGGATATGTGTATGTACATGCCTGTATAAATGTGAGTAGGCACATACACAGACATGTATCTATCTTTCtaacttttcttgtttgtgaAAAACTGCCATTCATGGATTTTTAGGCAATAGATAGCTGGGGTTTTCTTGTTCGTTTGTTCTGAATTCATACAGCATGCATAATTTCATTATATTCTAATGATACTGAGCTACGTATAGCATAGCTTGTAGTTCAAAATGTTTAGGAGCACATAAATCTGAATACTGGAATTGCTGTGAAAAAATGTATCTGCAATTATTGTTAAAATTTCTATtgttaaaatagtaaaaaattcTGCTATTTGCGCTATCAGATTGTGTATTAAAATGCATGTCTCCTGAGCACATTGACTTCGTAATGCACATCTCCGAAGTTCTGTTAAGAACTGAAAAGTGAatagctgaattttaaaaaagtcaatGCTTTAAAATCACCTTCTTGTTCTGGATTTCAGATGTTTCTGCCCTATAAGGGTTCACTCAAAGTTGAGTCTAAAACATTAAGTGCTTTCTCTAGCAGTAGTTAATGTGGAGACTGATTTGATTCATTAGCTGTGGTTGTAGGTTTTGTCTGACTTAATCACCAAAGTCTGAACTTTCTttgaaatacacttttaaaattgcTGTACAGAAGCCTCTTTCACACTAATATGTTGCTCTGATCATCTCGAATAGTTTAC includes the following:
- the EPB41L2 gene encoding band 4.1-like protein 2 isoform X16; translation: MTTEVGSETEVKKDSEHVGPDKAKDKPEEASETVENEKSRKTSSEEAQDSSSVPAPASHSSPSSQKKEKDSSESKGISRFLPPWLKKQKSYTLAEPKDEAKKRAAGEEQVVEDSECHPPEGIAQPKRILEVVAENNAKADDKEEKHSVSSAETQPAKEDGKETEVEKVAEEKEEKQDKEKRETKEVQTAEIISQKSPKKIKTVQCKVVLLDGTEYSCDLEKRAKGQILFDKVCEHLNLLEKDYFGLLFYENSDQKNWLDSSKEIKRQIRSLPWLFTFNVKFYPPDPSQLTEDITRYFLCLQLRQDIASGRLPCSFVTHALLGSYTLQAEMGDHDPEEHHGDYISEFQFAPNQTQEMEEKVAELHKTHRGLTPAQADSQFLENAKRLSMYGVDLHHAKDSEGVDIMLGVCANGLLIYKDRLRINRFAWPKILKISYKRSNFYIKIRPAELEQFESTIGFKLPNHRAAKRLWKVCVEHHTFFRLLSPEQPPKAKFLTLGSKFRYSGRTQAQTRQASNLIDRPAPYFERTSSKRVSRSLDGAPMGISDQNLLRDFPTAGRQSAGDKIIDLEAAGQGKLKEGGREDDMSPLKTPQLELTQDGKNLFLWLTHIHPPSLPIHSVSSHLTNLSPIPEMDMLSDISEEDPLGEPVLTIPDILECNSMRETPDHKKNKIGSPNKSFESMRTPASQAPPAVEGKVFKNDYKNTELCVSFSFIKCFSFSFHSLLDEDGYISFPSLPDVCISFLPPGLQHYVPITSPSFIPSFLLIFVLLLSAFQSIPLSLTFSLPLALSLCYLEPKATSFSASYDSDLNDKAEEEEVCNSVA